A region from the Ptychodera flava strain L36383 chromosome 10, AS_Pfla_20210202, whole genome shotgun sequence genome encodes:
- the LOC139141871 gene encoding akirin-2-like has product MACGATLKRTLDFDPLHSPSPSPKRRRCVPLIPPTTPQTKAHQLEPSPFGHVSPKLTPEQLSNNVMLEWRRMQRRKKLSTAFTNSSSTSTSASHIQSPIAQASTSSASSTPSTSSLGQHVQLLSSLSPSVSSCVSPSSSPSRREQPIFTLRQVIMLCERLLKEREEQIREEYDKTLTCKLAEQYEAFLKFNHDQLHRRFGETAASYVS; this is encoded by the exons ATGGCCTGTGGTGCAACGTTAAAACGGACTCTAGATTTTGATCCTTTACATAGTCCTTCGCCGTCACCGAAAAGACGAAGATGTGTGCCTCTTATACCGCCAACAACACCACAGACAAAGGCGCATCAGTTAGAACCGTCACCGTTTGGCCACGTTTCACCAAAGTTAACGCCAG aaCAACTATCAAACAATGTAATGCTGGAGTGGAGACGGATGCAAAGACGCAAGAAACTATCAACTGCATTTACAAATAGTAGCAGTACTTCCACTAGTGCTTCTCATATACAGTCACCAATAGCACAGGCATCAACATCGTCGGCATCATCAACGCCATCCACATCAAGTCTTGGCCAACATGTGCAATTGCTGTCAAGTTTATCTCCTTCTGTTTCATCGTGCGTCTCACCAAGTTCGTCTCCCTCCCGCAGAGAACAACCCATATTTACATTGAGGCAGGTCATCATGCTTTGTGAAAGGCTTCTCAAAGAACGGGAGGAGCAAATTAGAGAGGAATATGACAAAACCCTGACATGCAAACTTGCAG AACAATATGAAGCCTTTTTGAAATTCAACCATGATCAACTCCACAGAAGGTTTGGTGAAACAGCTGCCAGCT ACGTTTCATAA